From Hippoglossus stenolepis isolate QCI-W04-F060 chromosome 19, HSTE1.2, whole genome shotgun sequence, the proteins below share one genomic window:
- the tmem108 gene encoding transmembrane protein 108 isoform X1, with protein MKTSLQVLRCQLLSVLAFLALPVGLVSSAQELYLSQTSQDSVSMAAAHSAPSSPSEPPHLDWRQEGSGSGEWSSKGGTQPTGVILPPRVFYPSTWPHTTQISNLHEDPPVHETITVMPHTWSTGSWVNQPQESSSDGSRGQMNKLVRVSQVHNPVRVNTNQASGTALPNIDMDSTTRRAPNPLGLMSSSGSDRGDTLALEPHKSSVEQPTGPIQHVPDLHPSSLSHPSIHSDRGLKLGEHARGVPGVAAHHTITLREVHAGAESPTDELVVVDPQARSASPLESPPENQTSTGSTPALSTEQGLKDHTVNHTAPIEITTEEGHGRVSQGNGTDNPPLRQGLGNVTTYGGLLPNGSSAEGAPAKGNSSEDASTASRNFLNRQVPATTQDPWTPGNSSDPTVDSPSSRMTICLSRMDIVWIVLAISVPVSSCSVLLTVCCMRRKRKSSSQENNLSYWNNAITMDYFSRHAVELPREIHTLESEDHDTCLPPNGDYSGSSVVLVNPFCQETLFINRDKASAI; from the exons ATGAAGACGAGCCTGCAGGTCCTTCGCTGCCAGCTGCTGA gtgttCTAGCATTCCTAGCACTGCCAGTAGGACTGGTTTCATCAGCACAGGAGCTGTACCTCAGCCAGACGTCCCAGGACTCTGTCTCCATGGCAGCCGCCCACAGCGCCCCCTCGTCTCCCTCCGAACCCCCCCACCTGGACTGGCGTCAGGAAGGCTCCGGCAGCGGGGAATGGTCGTCCAAAGGAGGTACTCAACCAACAGGCGTCATCCTCCCTCCTCGTGTTTTCTACCCGTCAACCTGGCCTCACACGACCCAAATCTCCAACCTGCATGAAGACCCTCCTGTTCATGAAACAATTACTGTCATGCCACACACGTGGAGCACTGGAAGCTGGGTTAATCAGCCCCAGGAGTCCAGCTCTGATGGAAGCCGAGGCCAAATGAATAAGTTGGTCAGGGTTTCTCAAGTCCACAACCCAGTTAGAGTCAATACAAACCAGGCCAGCGGCACAGCGCTCCCAAATATAGACATGGACTCTACTACCAGACGGGCTCCGAACCCCCTGGGTCTCATGTCCAGCTCTGGGTCAGACAGAGGAGATACACTTGCTCTAGAGCCTCACAAGTCAAGCGTGGAACAACCCACTGGCCCCATCCAGCACGTTCCAGATCTGCATCCCTCCTCGCTGTCCCATCCGTCAATACACAGTGACCGTGGCCTGAAACTCGGGGAGCATGCTCGGGGGGTTCCAGGGGTGGCTGCACACCACACCATCACCCTGAGGGAGGTGCATGCAGGGGCCGAGTCCCCCACCGACGAGCTGGTGGTAGTAGACCCACAGGCGAGGTCTGCTTCTCCGCTCGAGAGCCCACCAGAGAATCAAACCTCTACTGGCTCCACCCCAGCCCTGTCTACTGAGCAGGGCCTTAAGGATCACACAGTCAACCACACTGCACCCATCGAGATCACCACCGAGGAGGGTCATGGTCGGGTTTCCCAAGGTAACGGCACAGACAATCCTCCTCTGAGACAGGGGCTGGGGAATGTAACCACGTACGGAGGGCTGCTCCCCAACGGCAGCTCGGCCGAGGGGGCGCCTGCTAAGGGGAACAGCTCTGAGGACGCTTCCACCGCCAGCAGGAACTTCCTCAACAGGCAGGTGCCCGCCACCACCCAGGACCCCTGGACACCCGGCAACAGCTCAGACCCCACCGTGGACTCCCCGTCGTCCCGCATGACCATCTGCCTGAGCAGGATGGACATCGTGTGGATCGTGCTGGCCATCAGCGTGCCCGTGTCCTCATGTT CTGTGCTGTTGACCGTGTGCtgcatgaggaggaagaggaagtcgtCCAGTCAGGAGAACAACCTCAGCTACTGGAACAACGCCATCACCATGGACTACTTCAGCAGGCACGCCGTGGAGCTGCCCAGAGAGATACACACTCTGGAGAGTGAG GACCATGACACCTGTCTACCCCCTAATGGAGACTACAGCGGCAGCAGCGTGGTCCTGGTTAACCCCTTCTGCCAGGAGACCCTCTTCATCAACAGAGACAAAGCTTCTGCCATCTAG
- the tmem108 gene encoding transmembrane protein 108 isoform X2: MKTSLQVLRCQLLSVLAFLALPVGLVSSAQELYLSQTSQDSVSMAAAHSAPSSPSEPPHLDWRQEGSGSGEWSSKGGTQPTGVILPPRVFYPSTWPHTTQISNLHEDPPVHETITVMPHTWSTGSWVNQPQESSSDGSRGQMNKLVRVSQVHNPVRVNTNQASGTALPNIDMDSTTRRAPNPLGLMSSSGSDRGDTLALEPHKSSVEQPTGPIQHVPDLHPSSLSHPSIHSDRGLKLGEHARGVPGVAAHHTITLREVHAGAESPTDELVVVDPQARSASPLESPPENQTSTGSTPALSTEQGLKDHTVNHTAPIEITTEEGHGRVSQGNGTDNPPLRQGLGNVTTYGGLLPNGSSAEGAPAKGNSSEDASTASRNFLNRQVPATTQDPWTPGNSSDPTVDSPSSRMTICLSRMDIVWIVLAISVPVSSCSVLLTVCCMRRKRKSSSQENNLSYWNNAITMDYFSRHAVELPREIHTLESEQEREAEVGSCVGCPW; the protein is encoded by the exons ATGAAGACGAGCCTGCAGGTCCTTCGCTGCCAGCTGCTGA gtgttCTAGCATTCCTAGCACTGCCAGTAGGACTGGTTTCATCAGCACAGGAGCTGTACCTCAGCCAGACGTCCCAGGACTCTGTCTCCATGGCAGCCGCCCACAGCGCCCCCTCGTCTCCCTCCGAACCCCCCCACCTGGACTGGCGTCAGGAAGGCTCCGGCAGCGGGGAATGGTCGTCCAAAGGAGGTACTCAACCAACAGGCGTCATCCTCCCTCCTCGTGTTTTCTACCCGTCAACCTGGCCTCACACGACCCAAATCTCCAACCTGCATGAAGACCCTCCTGTTCATGAAACAATTACTGTCATGCCACACACGTGGAGCACTGGAAGCTGGGTTAATCAGCCCCAGGAGTCCAGCTCTGATGGAAGCCGAGGCCAAATGAATAAGTTGGTCAGGGTTTCTCAAGTCCACAACCCAGTTAGAGTCAATACAAACCAGGCCAGCGGCACAGCGCTCCCAAATATAGACATGGACTCTACTACCAGACGGGCTCCGAACCCCCTGGGTCTCATGTCCAGCTCTGGGTCAGACAGAGGAGATACACTTGCTCTAGAGCCTCACAAGTCAAGCGTGGAACAACCCACTGGCCCCATCCAGCACGTTCCAGATCTGCATCCCTCCTCGCTGTCCCATCCGTCAATACACAGTGACCGTGGCCTGAAACTCGGGGAGCATGCTCGGGGGGTTCCAGGGGTGGCTGCACACCACACCATCACCCTGAGGGAGGTGCATGCAGGGGCCGAGTCCCCCACCGACGAGCTGGTGGTAGTAGACCCACAGGCGAGGTCTGCTTCTCCGCTCGAGAGCCCACCAGAGAATCAAACCTCTACTGGCTCCACCCCAGCCCTGTCTACTGAGCAGGGCCTTAAGGATCACACAGTCAACCACACTGCACCCATCGAGATCACCACCGAGGAGGGTCATGGTCGGGTTTCCCAAGGTAACGGCACAGACAATCCTCCTCTGAGACAGGGGCTGGGGAATGTAACCACGTACGGAGGGCTGCTCCCCAACGGCAGCTCGGCCGAGGGGGCGCCTGCTAAGGGGAACAGCTCTGAGGACGCTTCCACCGCCAGCAGGAACTTCCTCAACAGGCAGGTGCCCGCCACCACCCAGGACCCCTGGACACCCGGCAACAGCTCAGACCCCACCGTGGACTCCCCGTCGTCCCGCATGACCATCTGCCTGAGCAGGATGGACATCGTGTGGATCGTGCTGGCCATCAGCGTGCCCGTGTCCTCATGTT CTGTGCTGTTGACCGTGTGCtgcatgaggaggaagaggaagtcgtCCAGTCAGGAGAACAACCTCAGCTACTGGAACAACGCCATCACCATGGACTACTTCAGCAGGCACGCCGTGGAGCTGCCCAGAGAGATACACACTCTGGAGAGTGAG CAGGAGAGGGAAGCTGAGGTTGGATCATGTGTAGGATGCCCCTGGTGA
- the tmem108 gene encoding transmembrane protein 108 isoform X3, translating to MKTSLQVLRCQLLSVLAFLALPVGLVSSAQELYLSQTSQDSVSMAAAHSAPSSPSEPPHLDWRQEGSGSGEWSSKGGTQPTGVILPPRVFYPSTWPHTTQISNLHEDPPVHETITVMPHTWSTGSWVNQPQESSSDGSRGQMNKLVRVSQVHNPVRVNTNQASGTALPNIDMDSTTRRAPNPLGLMSSSGSDRGDTLALEPHKSSVEQPTGPIQHVPDLHPSSLSHPSIHSDRGLKLGEHARGVPGVAAHHTITLREVHAGAESPTDELVVVDPQARSASPLESPPENQTSTGSTPALSTEQGLKDHTVNHTAPIEITTEEGHGRVSQGNGTDNPPLRQGLGNVTTYGGLLPNGSSAEGAPAKGNSSEDASTASRNFLNRQVPATTQDPWTPGNSSDPTVDSPSSRMTICLSRMDIVWIVLAISVPVSSCSVLLTVCCMRRKRKSSSQENNLSYWNNAITMDYFSRHAVELPREIHTLESEEREAEVGSCVGCPW from the exons ATGAAGACGAGCCTGCAGGTCCTTCGCTGCCAGCTGCTGA gtgttCTAGCATTCCTAGCACTGCCAGTAGGACTGGTTTCATCAGCACAGGAGCTGTACCTCAGCCAGACGTCCCAGGACTCTGTCTCCATGGCAGCCGCCCACAGCGCCCCCTCGTCTCCCTCCGAACCCCCCCACCTGGACTGGCGTCAGGAAGGCTCCGGCAGCGGGGAATGGTCGTCCAAAGGAGGTACTCAACCAACAGGCGTCATCCTCCCTCCTCGTGTTTTCTACCCGTCAACCTGGCCTCACACGACCCAAATCTCCAACCTGCATGAAGACCCTCCTGTTCATGAAACAATTACTGTCATGCCACACACGTGGAGCACTGGAAGCTGGGTTAATCAGCCCCAGGAGTCCAGCTCTGATGGAAGCCGAGGCCAAATGAATAAGTTGGTCAGGGTTTCTCAAGTCCACAACCCAGTTAGAGTCAATACAAACCAGGCCAGCGGCACAGCGCTCCCAAATATAGACATGGACTCTACTACCAGACGGGCTCCGAACCCCCTGGGTCTCATGTCCAGCTCTGGGTCAGACAGAGGAGATACACTTGCTCTAGAGCCTCACAAGTCAAGCGTGGAACAACCCACTGGCCCCATCCAGCACGTTCCAGATCTGCATCCCTCCTCGCTGTCCCATCCGTCAATACACAGTGACCGTGGCCTGAAACTCGGGGAGCATGCTCGGGGGGTTCCAGGGGTGGCTGCACACCACACCATCACCCTGAGGGAGGTGCATGCAGGGGCCGAGTCCCCCACCGACGAGCTGGTGGTAGTAGACCCACAGGCGAGGTCTGCTTCTCCGCTCGAGAGCCCACCAGAGAATCAAACCTCTACTGGCTCCACCCCAGCCCTGTCTACTGAGCAGGGCCTTAAGGATCACACAGTCAACCACACTGCACCCATCGAGATCACCACCGAGGAGGGTCATGGTCGGGTTTCCCAAGGTAACGGCACAGACAATCCTCCTCTGAGACAGGGGCTGGGGAATGTAACCACGTACGGAGGGCTGCTCCCCAACGGCAGCTCGGCCGAGGGGGCGCCTGCTAAGGGGAACAGCTCTGAGGACGCTTCCACCGCCAGCAGGAACTTCCTCAACAGGCAGGTGCCCGCCACCACCCAGGACCCCTGGACACCCGGCAACAGCTCAGACCCCACCGTGGACTCCCCGTCGTCCCGCATGACCATCTGCCTGAGCAGGATGGACATCGTGTGGATCGTGCTGGCCATCAGCGTGCCCGTGTCCTCATGTT CTGTGCTGTTGACCGTGTGCtgcatgaggaggaagaggaagtcgtCCAGTCAGGAGAACAACCTCAGCTACTGGAACAACGCCATCACCATGGACTACTTCAGCAGGCACGCCGTGGAGCTGCCCAGAGAGATACACACTCTGGAGAGTGAG GAGAGGGAAGCTGAGGTTGGATCATGTGTAGGATGCCCCTGGTGA